GGACCCTCGCCGGATACCTGCACGCCACGCGCCCCGCAAGCGCGCGAGCCGAGCGGGCATGCTACACCGCCATCCATGAGACGAGGGACGGGACGAGGTCTGGCGGTACTCACGAGCGGCGGCGACGCGCCGGGGATGAATGCGGCGATCCGCGCGGTCGTGCGCACGGGGATCGACCGCGGGTTCGAGCTGTACGGAGTGCGCGACGGCTACCACGGGCTCCTCGAGGGAAACCTGCGCCCGCTCGCGGGACGCGACGTCAGCGGCATCATCCAGCGGGGCGGGACGATGCTCGGCACGGCGCGGAGCCCGGCCTTCAAGACCGAGGCGGGGCTCGAGCGCGCCGTGCAGGTCATCTCGGACGCTCGCATCGACGGCGTCGTCGTCATCGGCGGCGACGGCTCGCAGGCGGGCTCCCTGGCGCTCTCGAATCGTGGGGTCCCGGTCGTCGGGGTCGCGTCGACGATCGACAACGACCTCGCCGGATCCGACGTCACGATCGGAGTCGACACCGCGCTCAACGTCGCGCTCGAGGCGATCGACCGCCTGAAGGTGACCGCGTCCTCGCTCCGCCGCGCCTTCCTGGTCGAGGTGATGGGTCGTGGCTGCGGGTATCTCGCGCTCGCGGCCGGCATCGCCGGGGGGGCCGAGGCCATCTGCATTCCGGAGCAGCCGGTCGACCCGGAGCACGTGGCGCAGGAGATCCTCTCGGCCTACAAGTCCCGCAAGCAGCACGCGCTCATCGTCGTGGCCGAGGGCGCCAGCCACGACGCGGCG
The window above is part of the Candidatus Eisenbacteria bacterium genome. Proteins encoded here:
- a CDS encoding ATP-dependent 6-phosphofructokinase, producing MRRGTGRGLAVLTSGGDAPGMNAAIRAVVRTGIDRGFELYGVRDGYHGLLEGNLRPLAGRDVSGIIQRGGTMLGTARSPAFKTEAGLERAVQVISDARIDGVVVIGGDGSQAGSLALSNRGVPVVGVASTIDNDLAGSDVTIGVDTALNVALEAIDRLKVTASSLRRAFLVEVMGRGCGYLALAAGIAGGAEAICIPEQPVDPEHVAQEILSAYKSRKQHALIVVAEGASHDAAALMRYFEEHRDRLGFVIRATTLGHVQRGGTPTAFDRLLGSRFGAAAVEAYASGTHGVLVGLRRDSVTTTPLTDVVGKKKPLSAKLIELARVLR